Proteins encoded within one genomic window of Synechococcus sp. PCC 7335:
- a CDS encoding alanine--glyoxylate aminotransferase family protein, producing MTTTLSLKTPAVDNTHLSTLCKLDIPSRLLLGPGPSNADPAVLKAMDRQPIGHLDPAYLDLMDEVQALLRYAWQTDNRMTLPVSGTGSAAMEATIANAIEPGDKILIGLNGYFGHRLVDMAGRYGANISTISRPWGEVFTLAELRSAMETHRPRVLALVHAETSTGACQPIEGVGDLCREFDCLLLLDTVTSLGGVPIFLDKWGVDLAYSCSQKGLSCPPGSSPFTMSDRALDKLNQRQSKVANWYLDMSLLSKYWGEGRTYHHTAPVNMTYAIREALRLLAEEGLAARWSRHQETAEYLWDGLEDMGLSCHVAREYRLPTLTTVRVPEGVNAKAVTAKLIEDHNLELGGGLGDLAGQVWRVGLMGYNAKKENVDTFLSALKQVLAKV from the coding sequence ATGACTACCACCCTCTCTCTCAAAACACCGGCTGTTGACAACACTCATCTCAGTACGCTTTGTAAGCTGGACATTCCCTCTCGCCTATTATTAGGCCCAGGCCCCTCTAACGCCGATCCTGCCGTTCTAAAAGCAATGGATCGTCAGCCCATTGGCCATCTCGATCCTGCCTACCTTGACCTGATGGACGAGGTGCAAGCGCTGCTGCGCTACGCCTGGCAAACCGACAACCGCATGACTTTACCCGTTAGTGGAACGGGTTCAGCTGCGATGGAAGCCACGATTGCTAACGCTATCGAACCTGGCGACAAAATCTTGATTGGGCTCAATGGCTACTTTGGTCACCGCCTGGTAGATATGGCAGGTCGCTATGGTGCCAATATCAGTACGATTAGTCGCCCTTGGGGAGAAGTTTTTACCCTAGCTGAATTACGTAGCGCGATGGAAACACATCGCCCTCGGGTGTTGGCCTTGGTTCATGCTGAAACTTCTACAGGGGCATGTCAGCCAATAGAAGGTGTAGGCGATCTTTGCCGTGAGTTTGACTGTCTGCTACTGCTTGATACGGTCACTAGCCTAGGCGGTGTGCCCATATTCCTCGACAAGTGGGGCGTAGATCTTGCCTATAGCTGTAGCCAAAAAGGACTGAGCTGCCCACCTGGAAGTTCGCCCTTCACGATGAGCGATCGCGCCCTAGATAAGCTCAACCAACGCCAGAGCAAAGTCGCCAACTGGTATCTCGATATGTCTTTACTTAGCAAATACTGGGGTGAGGGCCGCACCTACCACCACACTGCCCCTGTCAACATGACCTATGCCATCCGCGAAGCCCTGCGCCTTTTGGCCGAAGAAGGCTTAGCCGCACGGTGGTCACGCCATCAGGAAACTGCCGAGTATCTGTGGGATGGCCTAGAAGATATGGGACTGAGCTGCCATGTAGCGCGCGAGTATCGACTGCCGACGCTGACAACCGTACGCGTACCCGAAGGTGTGAATGCCAAAGCCGTCACCGCCAAACTTATTGAGGATCACAACCTAGAGCTAGGCGGTGGGTTAGGGGACTTAGCCGGTCAAGTTTGGCGAGTAGGTCTGATGGGCTACAACGCTAAAAAAGAGAACGTAGATACGTTTTTATCAGCGCTGAAACAGGTGTTGGCCAAAGTTTAG
- a CDS encoding C40 family peptidase, with translation MVTLEALQDGIYRGAVQQYVCSQAVNLYQSPTCQGLVTQVDVGDHLRILEVSKDHRVFRVCSCKDDYPGWIAAEHLHHLTPATQPYRAPVLSTDEIRGQVGKAIAFAKAAMATPNEYLWGGTTAPNYDCSGLVQSAFAFAGIQLPRDSFQQEDFTERVTREELQPGDLVFFGTPVRTTHVGLYLGEGRYIHSSGKDKGRNGIGIDSLIELSDPVSRGYYDLLRCYGRVTRSYQPSGRRERERIKKSIKMKHN, from the coding sequence ATGGTTACGCTTGAAGCGTTGCAAGATGGCATTTATCGGGGTGCGGTTCAACAGTATGTATGTAGCCAAGCAGTCAATCTCTATCAATCACCGACTTGCCAGGGACTAGTCACCCAGGTGGATGTAGGTGATCATCTACGCATTCTCGAAGTATCGAAAGACCACCGAGTCTTCAGGGTGTGTAGCTGTAAGGATGACTATCCAGGATGGATAGCAGCTGAGCATTTGCATCATCTGACACCAGCTACTCAGCCTTACCGGGCGCCGGTGCTCAGTACGGATGAAATTCGCGGACAAGTTGGGAAGGCGATCGCCTTTGCAAAAGCAGCCATGGCCACACCCAACGAGTATTTGTGGGGTGGCACTACAGCCCCTAACTATGACTGCTCTGGCCTAGTGCAGTCCGCTTTTGCGTTTGCAGGCATTCAGCTTCCGCGCGATTCTTTTCAGCAAGAAGACTTTACCGAACGAGTGACCAGAGAAGAGCTACAGCCAGGAGACCTAGTATTTTTCGGCACGCCAGTGCGGACTACACATGTTGGGCTTTACCTAGGAGAGGGCCGCTACATCCACAGTTCTGGTAAGGACAAAGGCAGGAACGGCATTGGGATTGATTCGCTCATTGAGCTTAGCGATCCGGTCAGTCGGGGCTATTACGATCTGCTGCGCTGCTATGGCAGAGTAACGAGGAGCTATCAGCCAAGTGGAAGACGCGAACGAGAGCGCATTAAAAAGAGCATTAAGATGAAGCACAACTGA
- the hetR gene encoding peptidase S48 (controls heterocyst differentiation; has protease DNA-binding activity), protein MTNNTNLVKQLEPSAIDEIMMHLAFSAMCTGGHRHGAFLDAAATAAKCAIYTTYLEQGNNLRMTGHLHHIEPKRVKVIVEEMTAALTEGKLLKMLGSQEPRYLIQLPHVWLQQYPWKPGEYRVPSNSFTLDEKRQIEAKLEAANLLDTIPNAKLLNGFQFMELVEFLHARSQEHLPEARRMALSDALAEHIRRRLIYAGTVARIDSPTGGMPFYALTRTSYSPASEEERTYTMMEDTARYFRLMREWADSRSGTRRILEELNIPLSDREAAFNELDSMISQWANRYHDDSGQPTVVQMAMGNSDSPQ, encoded by the coding sequence ATGACCAATAATACTAATCTTGTAAAGCAGCTAGAACCCAGTGCCATTGACGAGATCATGATGCACTTGGCCTTTAGTGCGATGTGTACAGGCGGACATCGGCATGGTGCATTTCTAGATGCCGCTGCCACTGCAGCCAAATGTGCCATTTACACGACCTATCTTGAGCAGGGCAACAATCTACGTATGACTGGTCACCTTCATCATATTGAACCTAAAAGGGTCAAGGTGATTGTTGAGGAAATGACCGCTGCGCTCACCGAAGGCAAACTCTTAAAAATGTTAGGCTCTCAAGAGCCCAGATATCTCATCCAATTGCCTCACGTATGGCTACAACAGTATCCTTGGAAGCCAGGGGAGTATCGCGTTCCAAGCAACAGTTTTACTCTAGATGAAAAGCGTCAGATAGAAGCGAAGTTAGAAGCCGCTAACCTGCTCGATACTATTCCCAATGCCAAATTGCTCAACGGCTTTCAGTTTATGGAACTCGTTGAATTCTTACACGCTAGATCGCAAGAGCATCTTCCTGAAGCACGTAGAATGGCACTTAGCGATGCCCTGGCTGAACATATCAGGCGTAGACTGATCTATGCAGGGACCGTTGCTAGAATTGATTCCCCGACCGGTGGAATGCCCTTCTATGCACTTACACGGACATCCTATTCTCCCGCTAGTGAAGAAGAGCGTACCTATACCATGATGGAAGATACCGCTCGCTACTTTCGCCTGATGAGAGAATGGGCTGATTCTCGATCTGGCACTCGACGAATCCTAGAAGAGCTCAATATTCCTTTGTCCGATCGTGAAGCTGCTTTTAATGAGCTAGATAGCATGATTAGTCAGTGGGCAAACAGGTATCACGACGATTCGGGGCAACCTACGGTTGTTCAGATGGCAATGGGTAATAGCGATTCGCCCCAGTAA
- a CDS encoding FAD-dependent oxidoreductase, with product MDTISADVLVVGGGTGGTAAAIQAARRGQQSGQSIVLVSELPWLGGMLSSAGVCAPDGNELEAFQTGIWGAFLQELRRRHPDGLDNGWVSFFTYHPAIAAQIFADWVAALPNLKWISGQRAREVLREGDHITGVRFDQIAVNATITLDGTELGDVLALGEVPYRWGWETRSIWDEPSAPVSLNDPSDPLYEITQRYPVQSPTWVAIMQDYGNANAPKIERPATIQTEGSLLQESDLSNLFAGAWSNYGDDQVSAGQVCLDYGRLPDNLFMINWPHQGNDYGVGLHRLVESETAREQYGQEALRHTQAFAYYIQRQLGGRYGLATNLFPPTKASPGGGFALMPYYRESRRLKGIATVSERNILPLPHTQAAALPRNQQGEVCSIAIGNYPNDHHYPGFEMPLAPKAIHWGGRWTGTPFAIPYGALVPQTTDGLLVCEKNISVSHIANGATRLQPVVLGIGQAAGMAAAMCVENKCSPRTLEVRSLQIALIDEPTIPAAVIPLFNLLQSNSQWRSLQKYYLARPDIYPRSGNHSFKETTISVKVQNQSLSNQTLSNQTLSNQTKVVAGKFKKRENDCYELHQSAATDLPHTLTLVTVKPDIEEGFRRISDNQSVEIQGTWNAAGKWLLCEQLFQQ from the coding sequence ATGCTCAGCTCAGCAGGAGTTTGTGCCCCAGATGGCAACGAGCTAGAAGCCTTTCAAACTGGGATTTGGGGAGCGTTCTTGCAGGAGTTGCGTCGACGGCATCCTGATGGATTAGATAACGGCTGGGTCAGTTTTTTTACCTATCATCCGGCCATAGCCGCGCAGATCTTTGCCGATTGGGTGGCGGCTTTGCCTAATTTAAAGTGGATCTCTGGGCAACGAGCTAGAGAGGTTTTGCGAGAGGGCGATCACATTACCGGTGTCAGATTCGATCAAATCGCCGTAAATGCAACCATCACACTCGACGGCACGGAGCTAGGCGATGTGCTAGCGCTCGGTGAGGTGCCCTACCGATGGGGATGGGAAACTCGCAGTATTTGGGACGAACCAAGTGCGCCGGTTTCTTTGAACGATCCAAGCGATCCGCTCTATGAGATCACGCAGCGCTATCCCGTACAGTCGCCAACCTGGGTTGCGATTATGCAAGATTACGGGAATGCCAACGCTCCAAAGATCGAGCGGCCCGCCACCATTCAAACAGAAGGAAGTCTACTACAAGAGAGTGACCTATCAAATCTATTTGCAGGCGCCTGGTCAAACTATGGCGACGATCAAGTGTCTGCAGGGCAGGTATGCCTGGACTACGGGCGATTGCCAGACAATCTATTTATGATTAATTGGCCGCATCAAGGCAACGATTACGGCGTAGGGCTACATCGACTAGTCGAATCTGAGACAGCTAGAGAACAGTATGGACAAGAAGCTCTGCGCCATACTCAGGCTTTTGCTTACTACATCCAACGTCAGCTAGGCGGTCGCTACGGACTTGCTACCAATCTTTTCCCACCTACCAAAGCGTCTCCTGGCGGCGGTTTTGCTCTGATGCCTTACTACCGAGAAAGTCGCCGACTCAAGGGAATAGCAACCGTAAGTGAGCGCAATATCTTACCTTTGCCTCATACTCAAGCAGCAGCGCTGCCAAGAAATCAGCAAGGTGAAGTTTGCTCTATTGCTATTGGCAACTATCCAAACGATCACCACTATCCCGGCTTTGAAATGCCCTTAGCGCCTAAAGCCATTCATTGGGGAGGACGCTGGACCGGAACTCCTTTTGCCATTCCCTATGGGGCGCTCGTTCCACAAACAACGGACGGACTGCTGGTCTGTGAAAAGAATATTTCGGTTTCACACATTGCGAATGGTGCCACCCGATTACAGCCAGTCGTCTTAGGCATTGGCCAGGCAGCAGGCATGGCAGCAGCGATGTGTGTTGAAAATAAATGTAGTCCAAGGACACTTGAGGTGCGATCGCTGCAAATAGCTTTGATCGACGAGCCTACTATTCCGGCTGCTGTTATTCCTCTATTCAATCTGTTGCAGTCCAATTCACAGTGGCGATCTCTACAAAAGTACTATCTTGCTAGACCGGATATCTATCCTAGAAGCGGAAATCATTCCTTCAAAGAAACTACTATCTCAGTAAAAGTACAGAATCAGTCCCTGTCTAATCAAACCTTGTCTAATCAGACCCTGTCTAATCAAACAAAAGTGGTTGCTGGAAAATTTAAGAAACGTGAAAATGATTGCTACGAACTGCATCAAAGCGCGGCTACTGACTTGCCTCATACATTGACACTGGTAACGGTTAAACCAGATATTGAAGAGGGTTTTCGAAGGATTTCAGACAATCAATCCGTAGAGATCCAGGGCACATGGAACGCTGCTGGGAAATGGTTGCTTTGTGAGCAGCTATTTCAGCAATAG